One region of Niallia sp. Man26 genomic DNA includes:
- the hrcA gene encoding heat-inducible transcriptional repressor HrcA: MLTDRQLLILQVIIDDFIASAQPVGSRSLSKKPEISFSSATIRNEMADLEESGYLEKTHSSSGRIPSEKGYRFYVDHLLLPQKLRKEEVLTLNSVFAEKIYELENIVQKSAKILSELTNYTTIVLGPAVKENKLKRIQIVPLNAQTAIAIIITDTGHVENKMFHLPESTDANEIEKLVNILNERLAGVSLEKLHNKIYKEVATLLKRHINHYDLFLNSIYDAVKIDTHEKLFFGGKTNMLSQPEFHDVSKIRDLLNMIEKEEGIHDLIRNNTTDINIKIGTENNITAMDNCSVISASYALGEKQLGSIAILGPTRMEYSRVVSLLNLMAHDLTKVLTKLYQN; this comes from the coding sequence GTGTTAACAGATCGTCAATTATTGATATTGCAAGTGATTATTGATGATTTTATAGCATCTGCTCAGCCGGTTGGTTCTAGAAGCTTGTCGAAAAAACCGGAAATATCCTTTAGCTCTGCCACGATTAGAAATGAAATGGCGGATTTGGAGGAATCGGGATATCTGGAAAAGACCCATTCTTCATCTGGACGAATTCCAAGCGAAAAGGGCTATCGATTTTATGTCGATCACTTATTATTGCCGCAAAAGCTTCGTAAAGAAGAGGTGTTAACACTGAATTCTGTTTTTGCTGAGAAGATTTATGAGTTGGAGAACATCGTCCAAAAATCAGCAAAAATACTCTCAGAGTTAACGAACTATACGACAATAGTGCTGGGGCCAGCTGTAAAGGAAAACAAACTGAAAAGAATTCAGATTGTGCCATTAAATGCCCAGACAGCCATTGCCATTATCATCACAGATACTGGGCATGTCGAAAATAAAATGTTTCATTTGCCGGAATCGACAGATGCAAACGAAATTGAAAAGCTTGTGAATATTCTTAATGAAAGGCTCGCAGGAGTCTCTCTTGAGAAGCTGCACAACAAAATATATAAGGAAGTTGCCACACTCTTAAAACGTCATATTAACCATTATGATTTGTTTTTGAATTCAATCTATGATGCTGTTAAAATCGACACACATGAGAAGCTTTTCTTCGGCGGCAAGACGAATATGCTGAGTCAGCCGGAATTTCATGATGTCAGCAAAATTCGCGATTTGCTCAATATGATTGAAAAAGAGGAAGGCATCCATGACTTAATCCGTAATAACACAACAGACATCAACATTAAGATTGGGACAGAAAACAATATTACCGCAATGGATAATTGCAGTGTTATTTCCGCTTCTTATGCATTAGGGGAAAAGCAGCTAGGGTCCATTGCCATATTGGGACCAACGAGAATGGAATATTCACGGGTAGTCAGCCTGCTAAATCTGATGGCGCATGATCTCACAAAAGTGTTGACAAAGCTGTATCAAAACTAG
- the rpsT gene encoding 30S ribosomal protein S20: MPNIKSAIKRVKTSNARNAQNTTVKSAMRTAVKKAEAAIASEDKNAANESFAVAASNLDKAAAKGLIHKNAAARKKSRLAKRNNAINA, from the coding sequence ATGCCAAATATTAAATCTGCTATCAAACGCGTAAAAACTAGCAATGCTCGTAACGCTCAAAACACTACAGTGAAATCAGCAATGCGTACTGCTGTTAAAAAAGCTGAGGCTGCTATTGCTTCTGAAGATAAAAATGCTGCGAACGAAAGCTTTGCAGTAGCTGCTAGCAACCTAGACAAGGCTGCTGCTAAAGGTCTTATCCATAAAAATGCTGCTGCTCGTAAAAAATCTCGTCTAGCTAAGAGAAACAACGCGATCAACGCATAA
- the lepA gene encoding translation elongation factor 4: MNREEMLKRQSKIRNFSIIAHIDHGKSTLADRILEKTNALTAREMKDQLLDSMDLERERGITIKLNSVQLKYKAKDGEIYTLHLIDTPGHVDFTYEVSRSLAACEGAVLVVDAAQGIEAQTLANVYLAIDNDLEIVPVINKIDLPSADPERVRNEIEDVIGLDASEAVLASAKAGIGIEDILEQVVEKVPAPQGDPEAPLKALIFDSLYDAYRGVVTYIRVVEGTVKPGDKIKMMATGKEFEVIEVGVFTPKAVNTDQLSVGDVGYLTAAIKNVGDTRVGDTITSAKNGAVEALPGYRKLNPMVYCGLYPIDSAKFNDLREALEKLELNDSALQFEPETSQALGFGFRCGFLGLLHMEIIQERIEREFKIDLITTAPSVIYDVIMTDGTELKVDNPSAMPDPQKIDHIEEPYVKATMMAPNEYVGAIMELCQLKRGVFIDMQYMDETRVKIIYEIPLSEIVYDFFDQLKSNTRGYASFDYELIGYKTSTLVKMDILLNAEKVDALSFIVHKDFAYERGKIIVEKLKELIPRQQFEVPIQAAVGQKIVARSTIKAMRKNVLAKCYGGDISRKRKLLEKQKEGKKRMKQVGSVEVPQEAFMAVLRMDDNNTTKNN; the protein is encoded by the coding sequence ATGAACAGAGAAGAAATGCTTAAAAGACAATCAAAAATCCGTAATTTTTCCATCATCGCTCATATTGATCATGGAAAATCTACCTTAGCAGATAGAATATTAGAAAAGACAAATGCGCTGACAGCCCGTGAAATGAAGGACCAGCTCCTTGATTCGATGGATTTAGAAAGAGAGCGCGGAATTACAATCAAGCTGAATTCTGTCCAGCTTAAATATAAAGCAAAAGACGGTGAAATTTATACACTGCACTTGATTGACACACCGGGACATGTCGATTTCACCTATGAAGTATCCCGCAGTTTAGCAGCTTGTGAAGGAGCTGTGCTAGTTGTCGATGCTGCTCAAGGAATTGAAGCACAAACACTTGCGAATGTATATTTAGCAATTGACAATGACTTGGAGATCGTTCCTGTTATTAACAAAATTGATTTGCCAAGTGCAGATCCAGAACGTGTCCGCAATGAAATTGAAGATGTTATTGGATTAGACGCTTCTGAAGCAGTCCTAGCTTCTGCGAAAGCTGGTATTGGAATTGAAGATATCCTTGAACAAGTGGTTGAAAAGGTTCCTGCTCCTCAAGGAGATCCGGAAGCGCCGCTTAAAGCGCTTATTTTTGACAGCCTTTATGATGCTTATAGAGGTGTTGTTACTTATATTCGTGTGGTCGAAGGTACAGTTAAACCTGGGGATAAGATTAAAATGATGGCAACAGGCAAAGAGTTTGAAGTAATTGAGGTCGGTGTATTCACGCCAAAGGCTGTCAATACAGATCAGCTGTCTGTTGGTGATGTTGGATACCTTACAGCAGCAATTAAAAACGTTGGCGATACACGTGTCGGGGACACAATTACAAGTGCGAAGAACGGAGCGGTAGAAGCGCTGCCTGGATACCGCAAGCTGAATCCGATGGTATATTGCGGATTGTATCCAATCGACAGTGCGAAATTTAATGACCTTCGCGAAGCATTAGAAAAATTAGAGCTGAACGATTCTGCCCTTCAATTTGAACCAGAGACGTCGCAGGCGTTAGGGTTTGGTTTCCGCTGTGGTTTCTTAGGACTTCTGCACATGGAAATTATTCAAGAGAGAATTGAAAGAGAGTTCAAAATCGATTTAATCACGACAGCTCCAAGTGTTATTTATGATGTAATTATGACAGACGGAACGGAATTGAAGGTGGATAACCCATCGGCAATGCCAGATCCGCAAAAAATTGATCATATTGAAGAACCGTATGTAAAAGCAACAATGATGGCGCCAAACGAATATGTCGGTGCAATCATGGAGCTTTGCCAGCTAAAACGCGGTGTGTTCATTGATATGCAATATATGGACGAGACGCGCGTTAAAATAATTTATGAAATTCCGCTGTCTGAAATTGTATATGATTTCTTTGATCAGCTGAAATCAAATACAAGAGGCTATGCATCCTTTGATTATGAGCTAATCGGCTATAAAACGTCGACGCTTGTAAAAATGGATATTCTCCTTAACGCAGAAAAAGTCGATGCATTAAGCTTTATTGTCCATAAGGACTTTGCTTATGAACGAGGAAAAATCATTGTTGAAAAGCTGAAGGAACTTATTCCGCGGCAACAGTTTGAAGTGCCTATCCAAGCTGCTGTCGGCCAAAAGATTGTTGCCCGTTCAACGATTAAAGCTATGCGTAAAAACGTATTGGCAAAATGTTATGGCGGTGACATTTCCCGTAAACGTAAATTGCTTGAAAAGCAAAAAGAAGGTAAGAAGCGGATGAAGCAAGTCGGTTCCGTAGAAGTACCGCAAGAGGCGTTCATGGCTGTACTGCGCATGGATGACAATAACACGACGAAAAATAATTAA
- the holA gene encoding DNA polymerase III subunit delta produces MQEIWKKIKRQEFAPVYLMYGPESFLINETRTLLVQTALNPDEEDFNLSVYDLEEVSIELAIEDAETIPFFGDRKVVILQNPFFLTSEKTKSKVEHDVKRLEAYLKEPSPYTIVVFTGSYEKLDERKKITKELKKTAEILEAKKLNEQELKNWMKQRASYNKVELDNDALEALLSIAGTNLFLLTSEVDKMALYVQDSKLITKEIVEELASKSLEQNIFALVEKIINKRIDEALRIYYDLLKQNEEPLKMLAIITNQFRLIYQVKALSKTGYGQQQIASVLKVHPFRVKLAAGQANRFTDEELTRCISMFAEADYQMKTGAANKTMIIEMILFKLGQAK; encoded by the coding sequence ATGCAAGAAATTTGGAAAAAAATTAAAAGGCAAGAATTTGCGCCTGTTTATTTAATGTATGGGCCGGAATCATTTCTAATAAATGAAACAAGAACATTATTGGTTCAAACAGCTTTAAATCCTGATGAAGAAGATTTTAACCTGTCTGTATACGACTTAGAGGAAGTCAGTATTGAACTGGCAATAGAAGATGCGGAAACAATTCCGTTTTTTGGAGACAGAAAGGTTGTTATTCTGCAGAACCCGTTTTTTCTAACAAGTGAAAAGACAAAATCGAAAGTGGAACATGATGTAAAGAGACTTGAAGCTTATTTAAAGGAGCCCTCTCCTTATACGATTGTTGTCTTTACAGGCAGTTATGAAAAGCTTGATGAGCGGAAGAAAATTACGAAAGAACTAAAAAAAACCGCAGAAATTTTAGAAGCTAAGAAATTAAATGAACAGGAATTAAAAAACTGGATGAAACAAAGAGCATCCTACAATAAAGTCGAACTGGACAATGATGCCCTTGAAGCTTTGCTCAGCATTGCTGGAACAAATTTGTTCCTTTTAACAAGTGAAGTAGATAAGATGGCGCTGTATGTACAGGATTCTAAATTGATTACCAAGGAAATAGTGGAAGAACTCGCTTCTAAATCATTGGAACAAAATATTTTTGCGCTTGTGGAAAAAATCATTAACAAACGAATTGATGAGGCATTAAGAATTTATTATGATTTATTGAAACAAAATGAAGAGCCGTTAAAAATGCTAGCAATTATCACAAACCAATTCCGACTTATTTATCAAGTTAAAGCACTATCGAAAACGGGCTACGGACAACAGCAAATTGCGTCTGTTTTAAAAGTTCACCCATTTCGTGTCAAGCTCGCTGCAGGCCAAGCTAACCGCTTTACTGATGAAGAGCTAACAAGGTGTATCAGCATGTTTGCTGAAGCCGACTACCAGATGAAGACGGGCGCTGCGAATAAAACAATGATTATTGAGATGATTCTATTTAAATTGGGACAGGCTAAATAA
- a CDS encoding DUF3679 domain-containing protein — MFTLRAVGIALLMFACVLFGMQQANGGILSLKGYEDKNFNSALSISNEQGGLEASILGTDVTSHDLQKKKEQMEEMKTFNLLSGIGKGVADGVSSLAQKGVDLVGGFMNKGQDSGEQP, encoded by the coding sequence ATGTTTACTTTGCGGGCAGTTGGGATTGCGCTATTAATGTTTGCGTGTGTGTTATTCGGCATGCAGCAGGCAAATGGGGGGATCCTAAGCTTGAAAGGATATGAAGATAAAAACTTTAACAGTGCACTATCAATCAGCAATGAGCAGGGCGGGTTAGAGGCGTCGATACTAGGGACGGATGTAACAAGCCATGATCTGCAAAAGAAGAAAGAGCAGATGGAGGAGATGAAAACCTTTAATCTTCTTTCAGGGATTGGGAAGGGCGTCGCTGACGGTGTTTCTTCCCTTGCGCAAAAAGGGGTTGATTTGGTGGGCGGTTTTATGAATAAGGGCCAAGACAGCGGTGAACAGCCATAA
- the hemW gene encoding radical SAM family heme chaperone HemW yields the protein MIKAAYIHIPFCEHICHYCDFNKVFLKGQPVDEYLDALEQEIKLTASKNNAPLKTVFVGGGTPTSLNAKQLERLCAIISENLHLAENAEYTFEANPGDLSPDKLKALYEGGVNRLSFGVQSFNDDLLQRIGRTHRAKDVFTSVEAAKKIGFDNISIDLMYSLPGQTLDDFAATLKQAFTLDIQHFSGYSLIIEPKTVFYNLLRKGKLLTPGEDAEASMYRLLMEEMAQHGYKQYEISNFAKEGYESIHNITYWNNEEYYGFGAGAHGYVNGYRRSNFGPLKKYMEPLAAGSLPLLDNHQVTLAEMMEEELFLGLRKNSGVSLAVFKEKYKQDIETLFAAELEKLLERGLISIEDGNLKLTYNGRFLGNEVFQSFIGIL from the coding sequence TTGATTAAAGCAGCATATATCCATATCCCATTTTGTGAACATATATGTCATTATTGTGATTTTAATAAAGTGTTTTTAAAAGGCCAGCCTGTGGACGAATATTTGGATGCACTGGAACAGGAAATAAAGCTGACGGCAAGTAAAAATAATGCCCCGCTTAAAACCGTTTTTGTCGGAGGCGGAACACCAACAAGCCTTAATGCTAAGCAGCTGGAGAGGTTATGTGCGATTATCAGTGAAAATCTGCACTTAGCAGAAAATGCTGAATATACATTTGAGGCAAACCCTGGAGACTTGTCACCAGATAAACTGAAAGCCTTGTATGAAGGTGGAGTCAACCGCTTGAGCTTCGGTGTGCAATCATTTAATGATGACCTATTGCAGAGGATAGGCAGAACGCACAGAGCTAAAGATGTCTTCACATCGGTAGAGGCTGCCAAAAAGATCGGGTTTGACAATATTAGCATCGATTTAATGTACAGTCTGCCAGGTCAGACATTAGACGATTTTGCCGCTACCTTAAAGCAGGCCTTTACTTTAGATATCCAGCATTTTTCTGGTTATTCGCTGATCATTGAGCCAAAGACAGTATTTTATAATCTTCTCCGCAAGGGCAAACTGCTTACACCTGGTGAAGATGCAGAAGCAAGCATGTACCGCCTGCTTATGGAGGAGATGGCACAGCATGGTTACAAGCAGTATGAAATTAGTAATTTCGCAAAAGAGGGCTATGAAAGCATCCATAACATAACGTATTGGAATAATGAAGAATATTACGGATTTGGTGCAGGTGCACATGGTTACGTTAATGGCTACCGCCGCTCTAACTTTGGCCCATTAAAAAAATACATGGAGCCTTTGGCTGCAGGAAGTCTGCCTCTTCTCGACAATCATCAGGTTACTTTAGCAGAAATGATGGAAGAGGAGCTGTTTTTAGGGCTGAGAAAAAACAGTGGCGTCAGTCTCGCTGTGTTTAAGGAAAAGTATAAGCAAGACATTGAGACGCTGTTTGCTGCTGAACTGGAGAAATTATTGGAAAGAGGATTAATTTCCATTGAGGATGGGAATTTAAAACTCACATATAATGGCCGTTTTTTAGGAAATGAAGTATTTCAATCTTTCATCGGAATTCTTTAA
- the grpE gene encoding nucleotide exchange factor GrpE, producing the protein MNEEIQEDNAEENTEAVFEEVQQDETTADAQNTNSFAEDLEAANAKIAELEAKIESETNRYLRLQADFDNSRRRAKLDMEAAQTYRAQSLVLDLLPAIDNFERALKVEATEEQAKSLYTGMEMVYRGLLDALEKEGVETIKSVGTEFDPHLHQAVMQVEVEDTEPNIVVEEFQKGYKLKDRVIRPAMVKVSQ; encoded by the coding sequence ATGAATGAAGAGATTCAAGAGGACAATGCTGAAGAGAATACGGAAGCGGTCTTTGAAGAAGTTCAGCAAGATGAAACAACTGCTGATGCTCAAAACACAAACTCATTTGCTGAGGATCTCGAAGCAGCAAATGCTAAAATTGCTGAGCTAGAGGCGAAAATAGAGAGTGAAACAAACCGATATTTGCGTCTGCAAGCAGACTTTGATAATTCCCGCCGCAGAGCGAAGCTTGATATGGAAGCGGCGCAAACATATAGAGCACAAAGCCTAGTTTTGGATTTGCTACCAGCTATCGATAACTTTGAGAGAGCTTTGAAGGTAGAAGCAACAGAAGAACAAGCGAAAAGCCTATATACAGGCATGGAAATGGTTTACAGAGGATTGTTGGATGCACTTGAAAAAGAGGGTGTTGAAACAATCAAGTCTGTCGGAACTGAATTTGATCCTCATCTTCATCAAGCAGTAATGCAAGTAGAAGTGGAAGATACAGAACCTAATATTGTAGTAGAAGAGTTCCAAAAAGGCTACAAATTAAAAGACAGAGTAATCAGACCAGCCATGGTTAAGGTTAGCCAGTAA
- a CDS encoding stage II sporulation protein P has product MKPLRKKPEVYIWNANALNILPVLFILFILIFISVIAISSVKQEMNMSSTLLEKSPSEIDGSFFYSLLGAENHHFLSVLSEEQKNTSFSQVFIKLATNINLDDPRSLLGRELPAFSLYDSEILVAGDGTNYTNLPLESAPPQPFIEAGKEAALQRTDEIKRLEEQEKQKPAAAPTTGDKKIVYLYFSHNRESFLPYLKGVTDPNLAQHSKINITKLGDVIKEELEMKGIGTTVEKQDIQKLLDKKGWTYTQSYQGSREVVTAAMTDNKDLSYLIDVHRDSQRRKNTTTTIDGKDYAKIAFVIGGNNNNFEKNQQLAEELHSILKKKYKSLSRGVILKKGAYTNGKFNQDLSENSMLVEIGGVDNTFEELNRTSKALADAFSEYYWKAESVNGG; this is encoded by the coding sequence ATGAAACCACTACGAAAAAAACCAGAAGTTTATATATGGAATGCTAATGCGCTGAACATCCTGCCAGTATTATTTATCCTTTTTATTTTAATTTTCATTTCAGTAATTGCTATTTCTTCTGTAAAGCAGGAAATGAATATGAGTTCAACCTTACTTGAGAAATCGCCTAGCGAAATAGATGGGAGCTTCTTTTATTCTCTGCTTGGTGCAGAAAATCATCACTTTTTGTCCGTACTGTCAGAAGAACAGAAAAATACAAGCTTCAGCCAAGTGTTTATAAAACTAGCAACAAATATAAATTTGGATGATCCCCGCAGTTTATTAGGAAGAGAGCTTCCCGCCTTTTCCTTATATGACAGTGAAATACTAGTAGCTGGGGATGGAACCAATTATACGAACCTGCCTCTAGAATCAGCACCTCCTCAGCCATTTATTGAGGCTGGAAAAGAAGCGGCATTGCAGCGGACAGATGAAATTAAAAGACTGGAAGAGCAAGAGAAACAAAAACCTGCGGCCGCTCCTACAACTGGCGACAAGAAAATTGTCTATCTATACTTTTCCCATAACCGAGAATCATTTTTGCCGTACCTCAAAGGAGTCACAGATCCTAACTTAGCTCAGCATTCTAAAATTAACATTACAAAATTAGGGGATGTCATCAAGGAAGAACTGGAAATGAAGGGGATTGGCACAACAGTCGAAAAACAGGATATTCAAAAACTGCTAGATAAAAAAGGCTGGACTTATACTCAATCCTATCAAGGTTCAAGAGAAGTAGTAACAGCGGCGATGACTGACAATAAGGATTTAAGCTACCTAATAGATGTGCACCGTGATTCCCAGAGACGAAAAAACACAACGACGACAATAGACGGAAAAGATTATGCGAAAATCGCCTTCGTCATCGGCGGAAACAATAATAATTTTGAAAAAAATCAGCAGCTCGCTGAAGAGCTCCACTCTATTTTAAAGAAAAAATATAAATCTCTGTCTCGAGGAGTCATTCTAAAAAAAGGTGCTTATACAAACGGAAAATTTAATCAGGATTTATCAGAGAACAGCATGTTGGTCGAAATCGGCGGTGTTGATAATACATTTGAAGAATTAAATCGAACATCGAAGGCGTTAGCTGATGCTTTCAGTGAGTACTATTGGAAAGCAGAAAGTGTGAACGGCGGCTAA
- the gpr gene encoding GPR endopeptidase, protein MSEQLDLSKYAVRTDLAIEATDMALAQKSLIETEPNQSQLDGVIIKEKEEKGIKVSYVEVTEKGEELIGKKKGRYLTLEVQGIRQQDSKLQAEVEKVFAKEFSQFLVTSNIPADASCLVVGLGNWNVTPDALGPQVCENILVTRHLFELQPQNVEEGYRPVSALSPGVMGLTGIETSDIIRGVVEKTNPDFVLVIDALASRSIDRVNSTIQISDTGIHPGSGVGNKRKELSEDTLGRPVIAIGVPTVVDAVSITSDTIDYILKHFGKELREGDRPSRALAPAGLSFGEKRVLTDEDLPEEHHRKTFLGIIGTLPEEEKRRLIHEVLSPIGHNLMVTPKEVDVFIEDMSNLIASGLNAALHSAINQDNAGFNTH, encoded by the coding sequence ATGAGTGAACAGCTGGATTTAAGCAAGTATGCCGTCCGAACAGATTTGGCCATTGAAGCAACAGACATGGCGCTAGCACAGAAATCCCTTATTGAAACAGAACCAAATCAATCACAACTAGATGGTGTCATTATTAAAGAAAAAGAAGAAAAAGGGATAAAAGTTTCTTATGTGGAAGTGACGGAAAAAGGCGAGGAGCTGATTGGAAAGAAAAAAGGCAGATACTTAACTTTAGAAGTTCAAGGTATTCGCCAGCAGGATAGCAAGCTTCAAGCAGAAGTAGAAAAAGTGTTTGCTAAAGAGTTTTCTCAATTTCTTGTTACTAGCAATATTCCCGCTGATGCCTCCTGTCTTGTCGTTGGTTTAGGGAACTGGAATGTGACCCCTGATGCACTCGGTCCGCAAGTTTGCGAAAATATTCTTGTTACAAGGCATTTATTCGAATTGCAACCGCAAAATGTAGAAGAAGGCTACAGACCTGTCAGTGCACTTTCTCCTGGAGTCATGGGACTGACTGGAATTGAAACAAGTGACATTATTAGAGGAGTAGTGGAAAAGACAAATCCTGACTTTGTCCTCGTAATAGATGCACTTGCATCCAGAAGTATTGATAGAGTGAATTCTACTATTCAAATTTCTGATACAGGCATCCATCCTGGATCTGGTGTAGGAAATAAACGGAAAGAGCTAAGTGAAGATACATTAGGCAGGCCTGTAATAGCAATCGGCGTTCCGACAGTAGTTGATGCAGTTTCCATTACTAGTGACACGATAGATTATATCCTGAAGCATTTTGGCAAGGAGCTTAGAGAAGGAGACAGGCCGTCAAGAGCGCTTGCGCCTGCTGGTTTGAGCTTTGGGGAGAAAAGAGTGCTGACAGACGAAGATTTACCAGAGGAGCACCATCGGAAAACATTTTTAGGGATTATCGGCACACTGCCGGAAGAGGAGAAGCGCCGCCTTATTCATGAAGTTCTTTCGCCAATTGGCCATAATTTGATGGTCACGCCGAAAGAAGTCGATGTTTTTATTGAAGACATGTCCAATCTCATCGCAAGCGGACTGAATGCAGCACTGCACAGTGCAATCAATCAAGATAATGCCGGATTTAATACACATTAA
- the dnaK gene encoding molecular chaperone DnaK, giving the protein MSKIIGIDLGTTNSCVAVLEGGEPKVIPNPEGNRTAPSVVAFKNGERQVGEVAKRQSITNPNTIMSIKRHMGTDYKVEVEGKNYSPQEVSAIILQYLKGYAEEYLGEKVTKAVITVPAYFNDAERQATKDAGKIAGLEVERIINEPTAAALAYGLDKTDEDQTILVYDLGGGTFDVSILELGDGVFEVKSTAGDNRLGGDDFDQVIIDYLVDQFKKENGIDLSKDKMALQRLKDAAEKAKKDLSGVASTQISLPFITAGEAGPLHLEVTLSRAKFEEISSDLVERTMGPTRQALKDAGLSASEIDKVILVGGSTRIPAVQEAIKKEIGKEPHKGVNPDEVVAMGAAIQGGVITGDVKDVVLLDVTPLSLGIETMGGVFTKLIERNTTIPTSKSQVFSTAADSQTAVDIHVLQGERPMSADNKTLGRFQLTDIPPAPRGIPQIEVSFDIDKNGIVNVRAKDLGTNKEQTITIKSSTGLSDEEIDKMVREAEENAEADKKRKEEVELRNEADQLVFTTEKTLKDLEGKVDESEVAKANEAKDALKEAIEKNELEEIRAKKDALQEIVQNLSAKLYEEAAKQAQAAQGAEGQSAGKNDDAVDAEFEEVNDDNK; this is encoded by the coding sequence ATGAGTAAAATTATTGGAATCGATTTAGGTACAACAAACTCATGTGTTGCTGTATTGGAAGGCGGAGAACCAAAAGTTATCCCGAATCCAGAAGGTAACCGCACTGCTCCATCCGTAGTTGCATTTAAAAATGGAGAGCGTCAAGTTGGGGAAGTGGCAAAGCGCCAATCTATTACAAACCCTAACACAATCATGTCCATCAAACGTCATATGGGGACAGACTATAAAGTGGAAGTTGAAGGCAAAAACTATTCACCTCAAGAAGTTTCTGCGATTATCCTTCAATACTTGAAAGGCTATGCAGAAGAGTATCTTGGTGAAAAGGTAACAAAAGCTGTTATCACAGTTCCTGCTTATTTCAACGATGCTGAGCGTCAAGCAACCAAAGATGCAGGTAAAATCGCTGGACTTGAAGTAGAGCGTATCATTAACGAGCCTACTGCAGCAGCACTTGCATATGGTCTAGACAAAACAGATGAAGATCAAACAATCCTAGTATACGATCTTGGTGGCGGTACTTTCGACGTTTCCATCCTTGAATTGGGTGACGGCGTATTCGAAGTTAAATCTACAGCTGGTGACAACCGTCTTGGCGGAGATGACTTTGACCAAGTAATTATTGACTATCTAGTAGATCAATTCAAAAAAGAAAACGGAATTGACTTAAGCAAGGATAAAATGGCGCTTCAACGTTTGAAAGACGCAGCAGAAAAAGCGAAAAAAGATCTGTCTGGTGTAGCATCTACACAAATTTCGCTTCCATTCATCACTGCTGGTGAAGCTGGACCGCTTCACCTGGAAGTAACATTGTCCCGCGCTAAATTCGAAGAAATTTCTTCTGATCTAGTTGAACGCACGATGGGTCCTACTCGTCAAGCGTTGAAAGATGCTGGTTTAAGCGCTTCTGAAATCGATAAAGTAATTCTTGTCGGTGGTTCTACTCGTATTCCTGCTGTACAAGAAGCAATCAAAAAAGAAATCGGTAAAGAGCCGCATAAAGGCGTTAACCCTGATGAAGTAGTTGCAATGGGTGCAGCTATTCAAGGTGGAGTTATCACTGGTGATGTTAAAGACGTAGTTCTTCTTGACGTAACACCACTTTCATTGGGAATTGAGACAATGGGCGGCGTATTCACAAAGCTTATTGAACGCAATACAACAATTCCGACATCTAAATCACAAGTGTTCTCTACTGCTGCTGACAGCCAAACAGCTGTTGACATTCATGTTCTTCAAGGGGAGCGCCCAATGTCTGCAGATAACAAGACATTAGGTAGATTCCAATTGACTGACATTCCGCCAGCACCACGTGGAATTCCACAAATCGAAGTTAGCTTCGATATCGATAAAAACGGTATTGTGAATGTTCGTGCGAAAGATCTTGGAACAAACAAAGAGCAAACTATCACAATCAAGTCTTCAACAGGATTATCTGATGAAGAAATCGATAAAATGGTTAGAGAAGCAGAAGAAAACGCAGAAGCTGATAAAAAGCGCAAAGAAGAAGTAGAATTGCGCAATGAAGCTGACCAATTAGTGTTCACAACAGAAAAAACACTAAAAGACTTGGAAGGCAAAGTGGACGAAAGCGAAGTTGCAAAAGCGAACGAAGCGAAAGATGCGCTTAAAGAAGCAATCGAGAAAAACGAATTAGAAGAAATTCGTGCGAAAAAAGATGCGCTTCAAGAAATCGTTCAAAACCTTTCTGCAAAGCTTTATGAA